A part of Chloroflexota bacterium genomic DNA contains:
- a CDS encoding PTS sugar transporter subunit IIB — MKQLRIMVVCGFGLGSSLILKITLDEVLQAHQLKADTFCSDAETAKGQRFDLVLTSAELTRLFTGIAQPVVVISDFLSKVEVTSKALPVIQELLQVE; from the coding sequence TTGAAACAATTAAGAATTATGGTCGTGTGTGGCTTTGGCCTGGGGTCCTCGCTGATCCTTAAGATAACTCTGGATGAAGTCCTGCAAGCGCATCAACTGAAAGCCGACACCTTTTGCTCAGATGCCGAAACCGCCAAAGGACAGCGTTTTGACCTGGTGTTGACCTCAGCGGAGTTAACGCGGTTGTTTACAGGTATAGCGCAGCCCGTGGTAGTGATTTCCGATTTCCTCAGCAAAGTGGAAGTGACTTCAAAGGCACTTCCGGTCATTCAAGAGCTGCTGCAGGTCGAGTAA
- a CDS encoding C_GCAxxG_C_C family protein produces MSKNIANNLVAEAKDYFAQKYNCSQSTFAPFAKYYGMDQDLAFKIATPFGGGFGHMGEACGAVSGALMALGLAKGNAVVDREKKHACYHLAAEFQQRFKAEHGSVLCPKLLGLDIGDPDQLQEARDRNLFAEVCPNYIETAIRLMVDILELDE; encoded by the coding sequence ATGAGTAAAAACATTGCGAACAACCTCGTAGCCGAAGCGAAGGACTACTTCGCTCAAAAATATAACTGTTCTCAATCGACCTTTGCCCCTTTTGCTAAATACTATGGCATGGACCAGGACCTGGCTTTCAAGATAGCCACGCCCTTTGGTGGTGGTTTTGGCCATATGGGGGAGGCCTGCGGCGCGGTCAGCGGTGCATTGATGGCGTTGGGCCTTGCCAAGGGGAATGCTGTGGTGGACCGGGAGAAGAAACATGCCTGCTATCACCTGGCTGCGGAATTCCAACAAAGGTTCAAAGCCGAACACGGCAGCGTGCTCTGCCCGAAATTGTTGGGCTTGGATATCGGAGATCCTGATCAACTCCAGGAAGCGCGAGATCGGAATCTGTTTGCAGAGGTCTGTCCGAATTACATAGAGACAGCCATTCGACTGATGGTGGATATTCTGGAATTGGATGAGTAA
- the rbsK gene encoding ribokinase produces the protein MMAKVLVVGSMNMDLVVRVPHSPRPGETVLGGDFETFPGGKGANQAVAAARMGGEVTMVGRVGSDNFGDTLIQGLVEDNIRTTYVIKDTDTPTGIAMIAVAANGENSIVVASGANYKVTEADVTNARDIMRDTDLLLLQLECPMEVVTAAVNLAKAYDIPVVLNPAPAQSLSQSLLANVDILTPNETELMMLAGEDTVDKAVEKVLSWGTKNLVVTLGANGARVVTGGVDKHIPAHEITAVDTTAAGDAFNGALAVAYAEGKPLLEAVEYGMAAGALAATRRGAQPSLPTREAVENLIKSSHI, from the coding sequence ATCATGGCTAAAGTACTGGTTGTCGGCAGCATGAATATGGATTTGGTGGTTAGAGTACCCCATTCGCCGCGGCCGGGGGAAACAGTATTGGGTGGAGATTTTGAAACCTTCCCCGGCGGCAAGGGTGCGAACCAGGCCGTTGCCGCGGCCCGGATGGGTGGGGAAGTGACCATGGTGGGCCGGGTCGGCAGCGATAATTTTGGAGACACCCTCATCCAGGGACTGGTTGAGGACAATATCCGGACAACTTATGTGATCAAAGATACCGATACACCAACCGGGATAGCCATGATTGCGGTGGCGGCCAATGGTGAGAATTCAATCGTTGTTGCCTCTGGGGCGAATTATAAAGTGACAGAAGCGGATGTAACCAATGCCCGGGATATCATGCGGGATACGGATTTGCTCCTGCTCCAGCTGGAATGCCCAATGGAGGTGGTCACCGCCGCAGTGAACCTGGCAAAAGCCTATGACATCCCTGTGGTGCTGAACCCAGCCCCTGCCCAATCCCTTTCACAGTCCCTGCTGGCCAATGTGGATATCCTCACCCCCAATGAGACCGAGTTGATGATGCTCGCCGGGGAGGACACGGTGGATAAGGCGGTTGAAAAGGTGCTTAGCTGGGGGACCAAGAACCTGGTGGTCACGCTGGGCGCGAACGGCGCCAGAGTGGTCACGGGGGGAGTGGATAAACATATCCCCGCCCATGAGATCACCGCTGTGGATACCACTGCGGCAGGCGATGCCTTCAATGGCGCCCTAGCCGTGGCTTATGCTGAAGGAAAACCGCTGCTTGAAGCAGTAGAATATGGAATGGCGGCTGGTGCGCTGGCCGCTACCCGGCGCGGGGCACAGCCTTCTCTGCCAACCCGTGAAGCCGTTGAAAATTTAATCAAATCCAGTCATATCTGA